One window of the Papaver somniferum cultivar HN1 unplaced genomic scaffold, ASM357369v1 unplaced-scaffold_115, whole genome shotgun sequence genome contains the following:
- the LOC113329131 gene encoding protein trichome birefringence-like 33, producing the protein MKPPIYSSSSLLIRKSVNGSFSKSRGLSPYLSFGLLGFIFFAVVFIYGQGFRSIFTIQHQHDATVTSNFQHIHDQLQPQPEEYHQQQSEIPPPPSMIQTEKEEDDTNRLEVPPTETKVPLTSTEIKDGDGNNDHVGGEGDVGECDIFSGRWVWDESNPPLYEESECPYIQPQLTCQEHGRPEKNYQFWRWKPHGCSLPSFNASLMLEKLRGKKMMFVGDSLNRGQYVSFVCLIHRLIPNHAKSMTTVDSLTVFKIEEHNATIEFYWAPFLLESNSDNAIIHRVTDRIVRKGSINKHGKYWKGSDILVFNTYLWWIAGSKFKILTHGSFNDEKKVVVEMETEDVYRMAMKSMLKWVEKNTDRKKTKIFFTSMSPTHGRSIDWGGDKDGSCYNQTTPIEDPSYWGNGSRKSIMRLIGDVFSKTKVPITLLNITQLSEYRKDAHTSIYKKQWSPLTPEQLANPVSYADCTHWCLPGLQDTWNELLYSKLVHA; encoded by the exons ATGAAACCGCCCATCTACTCATCTTCCTCTTTGTTAATTAGAAAAAGTGTTAATGGAAGCTTTAGTAAAAGTAGAGGTCTTTCACCATATCTATCTTTTGGGTTATTAGGATTTATTTTCTTTGCTGTTGTCTTCATTTACGGTCAAGGTTTTCGTTCCATCTTTACAATACAGCATCAGCATGATGCTACTGTTACATCCAATTTCCAACATATTCATGATCAGCTTCAGCCTCAACCTGAAGAATATCATCAACAACAATCAGAAATCCCTCCACCACCATCTATGATTCAAACAG AGAAGGAAGAAGATGACACGAACAGACTCGAAGTGCCGCCGACTGAAACCAAGGTGCCGTTGACCAGTACGGAGATTAAGGATGGTGATGGTAATAATGATCATGTAGGAGGAGAAGGAGATGTAGGTGAGTGCGATATATTTAGTGGAAGATGGGTGTGGGATGAATCGAATCCACCGCTTTATGAAGAATCGGAATGTCCATACATACAGCCACAACTAACTTGTCAAGAACATGGCAGGCCTGAGAAAAATTACCAGTTTTGGAGATGGAAACCCCATGGTTGTTCCCTTCCAAG TTTCAATGCAAGTCTAATGTTAGAGAAGCTTAGAGGAAAGAAGATGATGTTTGTCGGGGACTCTCTGAATCGGGGTCAGTACGTTTCTTTCGTATGTCTCATTCATAGATTGATCCCtaaccatgccaaatccatgacAACCGTCGACTCCCTCACCGTCTTTAAAATCGAG GAACACAATGCAACAATTGAATTCTACTGGGCTCCTTTTCTTCTTGAATCGAACTCGGATAATGCTATCATCCACAGGGTGACAGATAGAATTGTCCGTAAAGGATCGATCAATAAACATGGTAAATATTGGAAAGGGTCGGATATTTTGGTGTTCAATACATACCTGTGGTGGATAGCAGGCTCAAAGTTTAAAATACT TACGCATGGGTCTTTCAATGACGAGAAGAAAGTTGTAGTTGAGATGGAAACAGAAGATGTGTATCGAATGGCGATGAAGAGTATGTTGAAATGGGTTGAGAAGAATACCGATCGTAAGAAAACAAAGATCTTCTTTACAAGCATGTCACCTACTCATGGAAG GAGTATTGATTGGGGAGGTGATAAAGATGGCAGCTGTTACAACCAAACGACCCCAATTGAAGATCCGTCATACTGGGGAAATGGATCGCGTAAGAGCATAATGAGACTAATCGGAGATGTATTTAGTAAAACTAAGGTACCCATTACACTTCTAAACATCACACAATTGTCAGAGTACCGAAAAGATGCACATACATCAATTTACAAGAAGCAGTGGAGTCCATTAACACCGGAACAATTAGCAAACCCTGTAAGTTACGCCGATTGTACACATTGGTGCTTGCCTGGATTACAAGATACCTGGAATGAGCTTTTGTACTCAAAGCTTGTCCATGCTTAG